A window from Cryptomeria japonica chromosome 1, Sugi_1.0, whole genome shotgun sequence encodes these proteins:
- the LOC131065279 gene encoding putative receptor protein kinase ZmPK1, with amino-acid sequence MEGKKNACCPLISIVLGCLFLCAAQVSAYELNKLDKLSLGGSLTPEQNTSVLMSPYDIFSAGFYGVGDNAYAFAIWYTHTVNLTVVWAANRDQLVNRSDSRLHLQNDGNLYLSNTNGSTVWETHTGSNSFNVSELLLLETGNLVLLNSSGGSVWESFDYPIDTLLPDQPLEGNTQLVSRLGTGSISSGYYCLYSDYDNVLRLRYQTSFAASNY; translated from the coding sequence ATGGAAGGAAAGAAAAACGCTTGCTGCCCATTGATCTCAATTGTATTGGGATGCCTCTTTCTCTGCGCTGCTCAAGTttctgcatatgagctaaacaaaTTAGATAAGCTAAGCCTCGGAGGTTCTCTTACGCCTGAACAAAATACATCTGTTTTGATGTCTCCTTATGACATATTCTCTGCCGGATTTTATGGAGTGGGTGATAATGCATATGCATTTGCAATATGGTACACTCATACTGTGAATTTAACAGTTGTCTGGGCGGCAAACCGAGACCAGCTGGTGAACAGAAGCGATTCCCGTCTTCATCTGCAAAATGACGGAAACCTGTATCTGTCTAATACAAATGGAAGCACTGTATGGGAAACTCACACGGGTAGCAACAGTTTCAATGTATCAGAGCTTCTTCTCCTGGAAACAGGAAACCTTGTTCTGCTGAATTCTTCGGGAGGGAGTGTTTGGGAAAGTTTTGATTATCCAATAGACACTCTTCTTCCCGATCAGCCACTCGAAGGGAATACACAATTAGTCTCCAGGTTGGGGACAGGTTCCATTTCCTCAGGGTACTATTGTCTCTATTCGGATTACGACAACGTCCTTCGGCTAAGGTACCAAACCTCATTTGCAGCCTCCAACTACTAG
- the LOC131065272 gene encoding putative receptor protein kinase ZmPK1, with protein MNDSQCQGFSYVLDGRGRCYPKVQLLNGYRSAGVANDMYIKVSINDTSDLNSTTPNEVRLNCSKSVTLSPESSNYKRSKKRSVIKYPFGFAVAFGVAEIVCITLGWLYMFREPNDSFDFVQGYSAIPTGFKKFNFAELRKATNNFTIKLGEGGFGSVYKGVLADEKVVAVKQLDGVSQSEDQFWAEVSMIGRVHHMNLVRMFGFCAEGHHRLLVYEIVENGSLDKYLFSESESLGWKERFAIAVGTAKGLAYLHEECLEWILHCDVKPQNILLDEKFNPKVYDFGLAKLVDRDRAFSFSKIRGTRGYVAPEWVMNLPITAKADVYSFGIVLLEIVIGRSASNQSGNLVQWVSEKMEEGKLSEEVVDAKLNGIIDTEDVETVVRTALLCLEQNPSLRHSMSRVVELLSQKTRNVSDVTNTA; from the coding sequence ATGAATGATAGCCAATGTCAAGGTTTCAGCTACGTTCTGGATGGCAGAGGAAGATGCTACCCAAAAGTCCAACTTCTCAATGGATATCGATCTGCTGGTGTGGCTAACGACATGTACATTAAGGTCTCCATCAACGACACATCGGATCTAAATTCTACAACTCCTAACGAGGTCCGACTCAACTGCAGCAAATCTGTGACACTTAGTCCAGAGAGTAGCAATTACAAAAGATCCAAGAAGAGGAGCGTTATCAAGTATCCGTTTGGGTTCGCCGTCGCGTTTGGAGTGGCAGAAATTGTTTGCATCACGCTGGGCTGGTTGTACATGTTCAGAGAGCCTAACGACAGCTTTGATTTTGTTCAAGGGTATTCTGCCATACCAACGGGATTCAAGAAGTTTAACTTTGCAGAGCTGAGAAAAGCCACGAATAACTTCACGATAAAGCTGGGAGAGGGAGGTTTTGGAAGCGTCTACAAAGGGGTTTTGGCCGATGAGAAGGTCGTTGCGGTGAAGCAACTGGATGGAGTATCTCAGAGCGAGGACCAATTCTGGGCAGAGGTAAGCATGATTGGCAGAGTTCATCACATGAATTTGGTTCGCATGTTTGGGTTTTGCGCAGAGGGGCATCACAGATTGCTTGTTTATGAAATTGTTGAGAATGGATCGCTGGACAAGTATCTGTTTTCAGAAAGTGAATCTTTGGGTTGGAAGGAGAGGTTTGCGATTGCAGTGGGCACAGCAAAAGGATTGGCTTATCTTCATGAAGAATGCTTGGAATGGATTCTCCATTGCGATGTGAAACCCCAGAATATACTTTTGGATGAGAAATTCAATCCTAAAGTTTATGACTTTGGATTAGCAAAGCTGGTGGACAGAGACCGAGCCTTTTCGTTCTCTAAAATTCGTGGAACTCGGGGATACGTGGCTCCTGAATGGGTGATGAACCTTCCCATCACGGCAAAGGCGGATGTGTATAGCTTTGGGATTGTACTCTTGGAGATTGTAATCGGCAGAAGCGCATCCAATCAGTCGGGGAATTTGGTACAATGGGTATCTGAGAAGATGGAGGAGGGAAAGCTATCAGAGGAAGTTGTGGATGCCAAGTTGAATGGAATCATCGACACAGAAGACGTAGAAACTGTGGTGAGAACAGCATTGCTTTGTCTTGAACAAAACCCGAGTTTGAGACATTCCATGAGCCGGGTCGTCGAATTGCTTTCTCAGAAGACCAGAAATGTGAGCGACGTGACAAACACAGCATGA